The stretch of DNA CAATACAACGCTCTCTTCAGTTGAAGAACTCGCTGCACCTCGTGATGCCCTCGTTTTCGGTCGGGAGGAGATACTAACCTATTCCCCGTTCCGTGCAAGTCTTTTAGTCACCTTTTTTAAAAGTTTTGGAAATCTCAAACCGCTCGCCAAGCGCCTCGCCTAGATACATCAGCGATTCGGGAAAATGACCGGCGGGATGTTTTTCCACTGAAATTCGAATTTGGTCGGCTGCATGTGTTTGGCTCTGGGTGAGATTATGATTCTTCCCCCTCAGGCATACACAATCTCCTCAAAGACCGAGCCACCCAGCAACTGATCGCCATCATACAAAGCGCAAATTTGTCCCGGGGTGAGCGCGCGTTGCGGTTCGTCAAATAGCAGCTCTGCCGTTTTGCCGTCATTCGAAGGCGTGTAGCTCGCCAAGGCGGCGGGACATCGATAGCGAGGTTGGGCCATCAGACTTCTGGGTTTGGCCAGATCAAACGATGCAGGTGCTGCATTCGACAGACTCCCGATGATACAACGTTTGGCCCACAAAAGAGGCGTGTCGTCCCGCTCGATCGCCACAACCAGTTCATTGCGTTCAGGTCGCTTGGCCACCGCCACGTAGGCTTGCTTGTAGAGATTTGACGCCACACGCAACCCTTTGCGCTGCCCCAAAGTGTAGAGATGCAATCCGCGATGCTCTCCCAATACTTTGCCGTTCAAATCGACAATGTCCCCCGGGTTGTCCTCTACAAACGTCCTTAAAAAGTCCTCCATGCGAACCTCGCCAATGAAGCATATCCCCTGACTGTCCTTTTTCGCCGCGGTCTTCAATCCCAGCATGGCAGCCTGCTCACGCACCTCAGGCTTCGGCAGATGACCAATTGGAAAGCTCGCAATCTTCACCTGCTCAGGCCGCAGCATCGCCAGAAAATAGCTCTGGTCCTTGTTGCCATCGACGCCCCTAAACACTGAGGGCTCGCCATTCACCATTTCACTCCGCGCGTAGTGCCCCGTGGCGATCCCATCGAATCCCTTCTCCTTCGCCCACTCCCACAACACCCCGAACTTCATCTCGCGATTGCACATCACATCTGGATTGGGCGTGATCCCTTGCTGATACCCCTCCAACAGATACTTCACCACCTTCTCACGATAGTCGCGCATCAAATTGACCACCCGAAACTCCACGCCCAACTGGTCCGCCACCGCCCGCGCATCTTCAATGTCCTCCTGCCATGGGCAGTGGCCGATCACGTTCTCCTCGTTGATCCAGTTCTTCATGTAGGCCCCCACCACCTCGTGGCCTTCACGCACCAAAAGTGCTGTAGCGAGGCTGCTATCAACCCCACCGGACATCGCTGCTAAAATTCGAGACATGGCATCAAAGAAACTTCAGTGGCTGTCTTCGCCTTTCAAACCAAGATCACGCAGCCCTGAGTGGATAACATACGCCCTCGAGAAGCTCATCGCTAACCCGAGGGCAAAGAAATTCCCATATCCAGCTGCGGCCAT from Phragmitibacter flavus encodes:
- the mnmA gene encoding tRNA 2-thiouridine(34) synthase MnmA; its protein translation is MSRILAAMSGGVDSSLATALLVREGHEVVGAYMKNWINEENVIGHCPWQEDIEDARAVADQLGVEFRVVNLMRDYREKVVKYLLEGYQQGITPNPDVMCNREMKFGVLWEWAKEKGFDGIATGHYARSEMVNGEPSVFRGVDGNKDQSYFLAMLRPEQVKIASFPIGHLPKPEVREQAAMLGLKTAAKKDSQGICFIGEVRMEDFLRTFVEDNPGDIVDLNGKVLGEHRGLHLYTLGQRKGLRVASNLYKQAYVAVAKRPERNELVVAIERDDTPLLWAKRCIIGSLSNAAPASFDLAKPRSLMAQPRYRCPAALASYTPSNDGKTAELLFDEPQRALTPGQICALYDGDQLLGGSVFEEIVYA